A DNA window from Marinitoga sp. 38H-ov contains the following coding sequences:
- a CDS encoding ABC transporter permease subunit, with product MRKLYFFIILFLILWLIPIGSLILNYFDVKDFFEILFKTRTLRILKYTFLQASLSVIISFLISFFPSLYVANNKNYLSKILENSFFIPFFFPPIPTIIAFSLLYSSNGLISKLFNINILYSLTAIILAHSFYNSPIFVKYISDSLKSIPKNYIENAIIDGSNRWYIIKYIKIPIALPAILKASFLVFTYSFVSFAIVLSLGGIKYSTFEVAIFTTLRSSLDFSKALTYAIIQFIVLLILNYIISLPKIFEMNIEENYVDKNNIFVILFSIIYLIFEYSIVLTGTFSGFFDFINRKFTLKGFINLFSKDLNAYYPITKSFYNTIIISSIVSFIVLLLTYIILRNIKSHKQVIISNILIISSMGVSSAFLAMGLLYLNINFSIPYYILLGLGYIIISVPLAYTFMQQRVLSFDYSILEAAKIDGANKLKLFLYIEFPLLKNTLIAVFLQIFAIIFGEFTISYTMQSMDYFPLISNINYSLSNARYYLESQALASITILIVFTIFNISNFLNKEN from the coding sequence ATGAGAAAATTATATTTCTTTATTATTCTTTTTTTAATACTATGGTTAATACCTATTGGAAGTTTAATATTGAACTATTTTGATGTTAAAGATTTTTTTGAAATATTATTCAAAACTAGAACATTAAGAATTTTAAAATATACTTTTTTGCAGGCATCATTATCTGTTATTATATCATTTTTAATATCATTTTTCCCATCATTATATGTAGCTAATAATAAAAACTATTTAAGTAAAATATTAGAAAACTCATTTTTTATACCTTTTTTCTTTCCACCTATACCTACAATAATAGCTTTTTCGTTATTATATAGTTCAAATGGATTAATTAGCAAGCTTTTTAATATAAATATTTTATATTCATTAACTGCTATTATTTTAGCACATTCTTTTTATAACTCTCCAATTTTTGTAAAATATATCTCTGATTCATTAAAATCAATACCGAAAAACTATATTGAAAATGCTATTATTGATGGTTCTAATAGATGGTATATAATAAAATATATTAAAATACCTATAGCACTACCTGCTATTTTAAAAGCGTCATTTCTAGTATTTACATATTCATTTGTAAGCTTTGCTATTGTATTATCATTGGGTGGAATAAAATATTCAACATTTGAAGTTGCTATATTTACTACACTAAGAAGTTCATTAGATTTTTCAAAAGCTTTAACATACGCAATAATTCAATTTATAGTTTTGCTTATATTAAATTATATTATATCATTACCAAAAATATTTGAAATGAATATAGAAGAAAATTATGTAGATAAAAATAATATTTTTGTTATTTTATTTTCAATTATATACTTAATTTTCGAATACTCTATTGTTTTAACCGGAACATTTTCAGGCTTTTTTGATTTTATAAATAGAAAGTTTACTTTAAAAGGGTTTATAAATCTTTTTTCAAAAGATTTAAACGCATATTATCCGATTACAAAATCTTTCTATAATACTATTATAATATCTTCAATTGTAAGTTTCATTGTATTACTATTAACTTATATTATTCTAAGAAATATTAAATCTCATAAACAAGTTATTATTTCAAATATACTTATAATATCATCAATGGGTGTTTCATCGGCATTTTTAGCAATGGGATTATTATATTTAAATATCAACTTTTCAATACCATATTATATTTTACTAGGATTGGGGTATATAATCATATCAGTTCCACTAGCATATACATTTATGCAACAAAGAGTATTATCATTTGATTATTCAATATTAGAAGCTGCTAAAATTGATGGAGCAAATAAGTTAAAATTATTTTTATACATAGAATTTCCGCTTTTAAAAAATACATTAATTGCTGTTTTTTTACAAATATTTGCAATAATTTTCGGAGAATTCACTATTTCTTATACTATGCAATCAATGGATTATTTCCCTTTAATATCAAATATTAATTATTCATTATCAAATGCAAGGTATTATTTAGAAAGTCAGGCTTTGGCTTCTATAACCATTTTAATTGTATTTACAATATTCAATATTTCCAATTTTTTAAATAAAGAAAATTGA
- the prfA gene encoding peptide chain release factor 1, which yields MDILSFKDKVLDKLKEVEVKLSDREVTSDLELLQNLGKEHNRLATLRDLFNELESAIEDKETLHVLKQEEELDDEEFNSMLEESEKTIKKLNIEILSLLIPGNEINERNIIMEIRAGTGGDEAALFASDLMRMYLKYAENNGWKHEVLELSDTGIGGTKNAVIKIKGKGVFGRLKYESGVHRVQRVPVTESGGRIHTSTATVAVLPEATDVDIKIDPKDLRIDTYRAGGAGGQHVNKTESAVRIVHEPTGIVVTCQNERSQHQNKEAAMSILRAKLYEEALREQQEKLTSQRRSQIGTGERSEKIRTYNFPQNRVTDHRIGFTSYRLNFILEGDLDEIIDKLIEWDLGEKLENLEI from the coding sequence ATGGATATTTTGTCTTTTAAGGATAAGGTTTTAGATAAATTAAAAGAAGTAGAAGTTAAACTTTCGGATAGAGAGGTAACTTCTGATTTAGAGTTATTACAAAATTTAGGAAAAGAACATAATAGATTAGCTACACTTAGAGATTTATTTAATGAATTAGAAAGTGCTATAGAAGATAAAGAAACATTACATGTTTTAAAACAAGAAGAAGAGTTGGATGATGAAGAATTTAATTCTATGTTAGAGGAATCTGAAAAAACAATAAAAAAATTAAATATTGAAATTTTAAGTTTATTAATTCCCGGAAATGAAATAAATGAAAGAAATATTATTATGGAAATAAGAGCTGGTACAGGTGGTGATGAAGCTGCCTTATTTGCTTCAGATCTTATGAGAATGTATTTAAAATATGCTGAAAATAATGGATGGAAACATGAAGTATTAGAACTTAGTGATACGGGAATAGGCGGAACAAAAAATGCTGTTATAAAAATAAAAGGAAAAGGTGTTTTTGGAAGATTAAAATATGAAAGTGGTGTTCATAGAGTACAAAGGGTACCTGTTACAGAATCTGGAGGAAGAATACATACCTCTACTGCTACAGTTGCCGTTTTACCTGAGGCTACAGATGTTGATATTAAAATAGATCCAAAAGATTTAAGAATAGATACTTACAGAGCAGGTGGTGCAGGAGGGCAACACGTTAATAAGACTGAGTCGGCTGTTAGAATTGTTCATGAACCTACTGGAATAGTAGTTACTTGTCAAAATGAAAGATCGCAACATCAAAATAAAGAAGCTGCTATGTCAATTTTAAGAGCAAAATTATATGAAGAAGCGTTACGAGAACAACAAGAAAAACTAACTTCACAAAGACGTTCTCAAATTGGAACTGGGGAAAGAAGTGAAAAAATAAGAACATATAATTTCCCACAAAATAGAGTAACTGATCATAGAATTGGGTTTACATCTTATAGACTTAATTTTATTCTTGAAGGAGATTTAGATGAAATAATTGATAAATTAATAGAATGGGATCTTGGAGAAAAACTAGAGAATCTTGAAATATAG